One genomic window of Lytechinus variegatus isolate NC3 chromosome 1, Lvar_3.0, whole genome shotgun sequence includes the following:
- the LOC121429561 gene encoding endoplasmic reticulum resident protein 44-like, which translates to MDSFRLQSCRYFVFTVVFLLCSVVCHTNQQATVELSDSNMDKILQHNDIVFVNFYANWCRFSQMLKPIFEEAAKVAQQEFPVQGQVVFGGLDCDKYPALAKKYHISKYPTLKLFRGGQLAKREYRSQRSKDAFVAHIRENLKDPVIQLASPDDVSGLDESKRKVIGYFRSYADADYGTFKRVASSLRDDCTFYAGSGEAFSKELAPGNSIMYRPPRSIDQDMIYLGPMTNVELLRAWSTDKCIPLVREITFENGEELTEEGLPFLILFHNPDDSEIVRQFNDMILREVISERGNVNFLTADGTKFTHPLHHLGKTPKDLPVIAIDSFRHMYLFPNIKELTVPNKLKQFVLDLHSGKLHREFHHGPDPVQQQNTVPGSPPTAKNTDPPESQFVKLMPSENRYSFRDEL; encoded by the exons ATGGATTCCTTCAGGCTGCAAAGTTGCCGGTATTTCGTTTTTACAGTAGTATTTTTG CTATGTTCTGTGGTATGCCATACAAACCAGCAAGCTACTGTTGAGCTATCAGACTCTAACATGGACAAAATTTTGCAGCACAATGATATTGTCTTTGTCAACTTTTATGCCAATTG GTGTAGATTCAGTCAGATGTTAAAGCCTATATTTGAAGAAGCTGCTAAGGTTGCCCAACAAGAGTTTCCTGTACAGGGCCAGGTAGTCTTTGGAGGCCTTGATTGTGATAAATATC CGGCCCTAGCCAAGAAGTACCACATATCCAAATACCCAACATTGAAGTTATTCCGAGGAGGTCAGCTTGCCAAGAGGGAGTACAGGTCACAGAGATCAAAGGATGCTTTTGTGGCACACATCAGGGAAAACTTGAAGGACCCAGTAATCCAGCTTGCAAGTCCAGATGATGTATCTGGTCTAGAT GAGAGCAAACGTAAAGTCATTGGATATTTCAGGAGTTATGCTGATGCTGATTATGGTACATTTAAGAGGGTTGCAAGTAGTCTACGAGATGATTGCACATTCTATGCTGGATCAGG AGAAGCCTTCAGTAAAGAGTTGGCTCCAGGAAATAGCATTATGTACCGACCCCCGAGG tcTATAGATCAAGACATGATATACCTTGGACCAATGACTAATGTAGAACTTCTAAGAGCGTGGTCCACTGATAAATGTATTCCACTGGTTCGAGAAATCACATTTGAAAATGGAGAG GAATTGACAGAGGAAGGATTACCTTTCTTGATTCTATTTCACAATCCGGATGATTCAGAAATAGTGAGACAATTCAATGATATGATTTTAAGAGAGGTGATATCTGAAAGAG GAAATGTGAATTTCTTGACTGCAGATGGTACAAAGTTTACTCATCCCTTACATCATTTAGGGAAAACCCCTAAAGACCTACCAGTAATAGCTATAGATAGCTTCAGACATATGTATCTTTTCCCCAACATCAAAGAATTAAC GGTTCCAAATAAGCTGAAGCAGTTTGTATTAGATCTTCATTCAGGTAAACTTCATCGAGAGTTTCATCATGGCCCTGACCCAGTCCAACAACAGAATACAGTACCAGGCTCTCCACCAACAGCTAAGAACACTGATCCTCCTGAAAGCCAGTTTGTCAAACTCATGCCAAGTGAAAATCGCTACTCATTCCGTGATGAACTTTGA